Part of the Prevotella communis genome is shown below.
GATCAGAACTGCTTGTAGAATAGGAGCTGCTGCGATTAAATGAATCGCCTGTTGGCAGGAAAGTCTGACCATTAGTCTTTACCTCCAAATCACTTCCTGTATGGCAGTAGTTATTACTAGTGCTAATAAAATTGAGTATATTATCGTCAAAGCACCTATATGCCTGCAAGCCAAACTCTTTTTTGGCTATACGACCATCAAGATTACTTTGAGGAGAAGTTTCCTCCCCACCAAGGGCTGCACGCTGATCCAAGTTGATATTATTGATGTCGGAATAGAGATGAACCATATCTCTTTCGGAGAATCTTTGTCCAATTGCCTTCAGTTTGTATCTATCTTCAGAGCCGAGGCCACCTTCCAAGTTTCCTAAGTATCCTGTGGAATATTCCTTTTTCAATCGCACGTCCATCACATAGGACCTATCCCCCATATCACGCCCCATAATTCTTGAAGCTGCACCGTCTTTATTATACACCTTTATCTTATTAACCGTGTAAGCAGGCAGATTGTCCAATGCTACTCTTGGGTTGCCGGCAAAGAAACCATTACCATTTACAAGCAGACTTTCAATCTTCTTACCATTCACAAATATCTCGCCATCCTTTGTGAGCTTGGCTCCCGGGAGTTTCGACACAAGCGCATCGAGCATACTACCCTCAGGAAGGTTAAACGCATCCGCATTATATACGATGGTATCTCCCCTCATCACCATCTTTATTTTCGTGGAAGTTACAGTAACCTCTCTTAGCTGGTATATCTTGTCCATCCTGATACAATTCACAGCCACAAAGAATTCGCGCTGGCTTCTGAGTTCGCAATTCATATAAGATGTTTCGTATCCTTTTCGCTCTGCCTTAATAATATACTTACCAGTCTTAGATATCTCAAACATATAAGAACCTTCTTCATCACTCATACAAGTGCTAAGCATAGTACTATCGTTGGCCATTAACGTAACCAAGACGCTGTCTAATCCTTTGTTAGTGAAATTATCTACTATACTACCCTGAACGTTATGATTATAATCCGTACCAAACATGCTGATGGAATAGGTAATGGCTATCAACATGAAAAACAACTTGAAAGGTCTGAACTTGTCCATATTTGTAAACTGCAATAATTGATTATTATCTTATTGTGGAGTTTATAAAAACATTGCATGCCCAAATAGCCATGCAGAATAATATGATTAGGAGGTGATTAATTCGTTGCATGCTGCAAAGATAGGTAAAATCTTTTTATCATGCAAATAATACTGAGACTTTTTCTGACCCCCAACACTCCCACCTCACCGCATTCCGGCCACCTTGATCAGAATTGCTTTGTAACAGATTACAGCGACTTTGAGACCGGAACTCTATGAGTTAGTGGTAGTAACTCTATGGTTTCCGGTTGCTAAGTCATAGGTTTGCGACTCCTTAGTCCCTGACATAGGATGCCTTAACCTATGGTTTCTGACTGGACATGAGATTTCGTGCAAAAAAGGCAAATAAGTTTTCTTGACAAACCACTTTGACCTCATTTTCTTGCTAATAGGACTATATTGCACAAAAATGACCCTAAAATTTTCACTTAACTCATTTCATGATTTGAGTTAACTCATTTCATGATTTGAGCTAATTCAAATCATGAAATGAATTAGCTCAAAAATATTATTGATTTAGCAAGAAATCCCGACGCAATTTAAGTAGTAAAAAGAAATTACAATCTCCATTTCAGAGTATCTTGACGAGCAACTCGTCGTTTCTCTATCAGCAAAACGACGTTTCTCGACAAGAAAAACGTTTTTACCCCCAACCCTCACTCCAAACGCAGGAAACGCCCTGTGGCAAAGGCTTTGAGGCCAGTGTAGGGTGTTCTCAACCCTACACTCACCCTCACCATATCCTACACTGACCCTACACTCAGAATCTTTTGCCAAAGAACCTTTAGTCTGCCTGCGGCGCTACATAAATAATCATAAATGGACAAAAATTATTTCATGAATCAATATTTATGAGTCATTTATGGATTTTCATGGTCATTCGTGTAGCGTCGTAGACAAAAGAAAAGCACATGAAATTCATGTATAACTGTCCGTACGCAGGGGACGTACTCAGAGTACGTGGACGACGTAATCGGAGTACGTCAACGACGTATTTTTCCAAGAGGTGTGAGTGAGGGGGCAGTGTAGGGTGAGTGTAGGATTAGTGTAGGATGACGAACATCCTCAACACCCCTTAATCCCTTTGTACATCGGCATTTCAGACGGTTCGTGGTGAGGGTGATAGAAAAAACAAATTAAGACATCGTAAGTCATAGGTTTATGATGTTTTTTCATAATTTTAACATCCTTCAGCGACATATTTGCACGATTTCTCCGTATATATAATAAACAAGGTAATAACTAAATAGGAAACCAATGATTAAAAACGCCCTAACCACCCTCCTGCTTGCCCTCATTGCCCTGACGGGGCAGGCTCAGGCTATTCCACAAGATTGGTTTAAGGCCGACACCATTACAATCAAAGGTAGCATTGAAGGATACGATGCAGAGAAGTTTGGCTTTACAACGATGCAGTGCAACTATGAAGACGTATTCGAGAAAGGTCAGGCGACAGTAATTCTCGACATAGCACCTGACGGGACGTTTGAGAAAAGCTTTGTGGCAAATTACCCGTCAATGAACCGTTTTTATACGAGCAAATCAAAAGTGGAATTCTTTGAAATTCCGTTCTTCGTCCGCCCTGGTGAAACCATCGACATCTCTGTGCGTCTCAATGAACAAGGAAAATACGAATGTTTCTACAAAAATGGCAGCAGCAAGAAAGTGGAACGCTGGCTGAAGTCTAGAAAGATGATGAACGGCCAATGTAGGTCGTTGTCTTCATTCAAAGGAAGATTCATCGATGTGCAGACTGTGGCTGATAGTGTTTGGCAGAACCTGATGCAATGCGTATCGTCGGTTAGTCAGCAGTTCCACTATACACCATTTGAAGTGCAGTTAGCCCAAGCCGAAGCACAGGTACAGTTTTTATCTGCCATGATGACTTGTGCCGATAATCATGACATGCGTTCCTACAAAGAAGAGGATGGAATATACATGCCTGAGATAGTTGACAGTGCTGAATGGCTGGCAATAAGAGAAGGTAGAAACTATGCAGCTCTGCGTCATATTGACTTTGACAATCCCCTGTTACTATCTTGCGAAGATTTCCCACGAACATTGAACCATACAGAGTATTCGCCTATGATACATACACAATTGTTTGGCCCCATCAAGAATGAGAAAGGCGAATATGAAAGACCAGAACTCCTATCGACCAACAAGAAAGTATTTGAGAATGTCTGCCAAAACTTTCGCGATATGCTCAATACAGACGACAGAAACAGCCTAATGATTCAACTCTGCAATTATAAACATATGCAGGGACTATTTCCCTCATGGATACAATTTGATGAGACAAAGAAAGACACAACATTGCGAGAATCCTTCCGACAGGAGTTGGCTACAAATTGCGCAAGTCCAGAAAACATGTTTCCAATATATCTCTCCACATTTTCTCACCCTTTTATCCGACAGAAAGCGGAGGAGTTCTATGCTTCCAGAATGATGCAGGAAGGATTAACCAGCACATTGCCTCTTGATAATTCTGTGGCAGACATCATTAGAAAGGTCTCTGCTCGTTATCCAGGACGCATCCTGTTTGTTGATTTCTGGGCGATGTGGTGCGGTAATTGTAAATTCGCTATAAATAAAAGCAAGCAACTTCGTGCTGAGATGGCCAAACGCAACGATGTGAAACTCATCTTCATTGCTAACGAAGAGAATCCGGAAAATGAAGCCTACAAGCGATATGTGAACGAGTGGCTCGCTGACGAAGAAATCATCTGCGTTAACAACATAGAATTTCGCCGTTTACAGGAACTCTTCTACTTCAACAGCATTCCACACTACGAAGTTTTCACTCCCGATTGTCGCCGTGTACACGATGACCTCATTAGTCAAGGTTATAGTAGCCTTGAACACCTATTGAAACGATTAAAAGAAAAACTCAAATAACAGTTATATATGAAATCATTCATCATCACCATCCTGCTGACCCTCGTCTCAATGACGGGACATGGAGAAATAAAATGCCATGTCGTCGGGACTGTTGCTGACGGTGTGAAGCGCCAGACATTCTACGTTGCACAACAAGGCACGGCAGACGATGATGATGCAAAATGGACGGAGATAAAAGTTAAGGACGGGCATTTCGCCCTCGATATAGAAGCCGAAACGACTGAGATGTACGAAATCATAGAGGATCATAAGGAGGGTGGACATTTCGCACTTTTCCTTGTAGAGAACGATACTGTGCGCATCACTATCACCCCCGATGATGAAGGTGCACGTCTGGATGTTGTCGCAGGAGGTCCAGAGCAAGAGAAGTGGTTGGAGATGCAGCGTATGTCCAAAGGCCTTTTCGGACAGGAGGCTGAGATGATAGAGAGCAAGCTCGACTCCTTGGAAGACAACGATCTGCTGGATACGCCCGAGGGGCGTAAATTAGTGCAGGCACATGACTCACTCAAGGCACGGATTGACGCATGGATGAAAGCCTACAAGGCCGACCATCCAATGCTTTATGGATTGCTCTACTTAGAGGTTGGAATGCTCTATGCATACGATGATATAAACGAGGCTCGGCCTTATCTTGATGAATACCATCAGCTATATGAGCACCTCTTTCCAAAGCATCCCGCTCATCGCCGCATCGCCCTAAAGGAACTAGGACTCCAGCTGCAACCAGGACAGCCATACTTCAACGATTATGAGGCTGCAACAGCCGACGGGGAGAAAGTCAGCGTCGGCACTCTCTATCGTGGACGGGTAACCCTCATCATCATGTGGGCATCATGGTGTAACTCGTGTCGCGGCCATGCCAAGTTGCTCATCCCCCTCTATGAAAAATACCATGATGCAGGACTTAACGTCGTAGCTATTGCCCGCGAATGGAATATGAAATCCTTCCGTCTGGCTATGAAGCGCGACAAGTACCCATGGCCCAGCCTCGTGGACTATCAAGACTGCTTTGGCGTCTGGGAAAAGCATGCCAAGAAGAACGGCTCTGGTAAATTTCTGCTTATCGACCGCGATGGTACCATTCTATCCACCTCTTTCGATGCTCAGGAGTTGGAACCGATTATCAAGAAAGCACTAAACATTGAATAAAGCATGAACAAGCAAACCATTATCACCCTCCTGCTTGCCCCCGACGGCACCATCCTTGCCCGCGGCCTGCATGGAGAGGACATAGAAAAGAAACTGACTGAAGTGTTCAGCAACAAGAAAAAGGAATAAATATTTGGTAGTTTGGGCAAAATTTAGTATCTTTGCAACTGATAATATTTAATTAGTTTCTAAAAGAATAATGATTGATACAGATAATATATTATCAGTTCTCGACAACTATACGTTAGAATCTGCTGATGACATCGCGCTAAAGTTGGCAGAGGATTTTCGTCATAGGCGGATAGAGAAGAGTCTGACGAGAGAAGAACTTGCAAAGAAAGCAGAAATCGCTGTTAGCAACCTGGTAAGGTTTGAACAAAAAGGACTGATTTCGCTAAAGAATCTGATTGCGCTGGCTATGGCCTTAGGCTATACTTCGGAAATCAAGAATCTGTTTGCAACTCCCAAATACACCACCATGGAAGAACTGACGCAGATTCGCAAGAACACCAACAAGAAGAAAGCATATAAGAAGCAATGAAAAGTATAGATCGTCTGACTGTAAAATATCACAATGGGGTCGTTGGCATATTATCGCTGACACCCGATGATAAATTCTGTGCTTTCGAATACGACAAAAGCTGGTTGGCTGATGGTTTCAGCATCTCGCCACTCGAACTACCCCTACATCAAGGACTATTCATCGCCAAGCCACAGCCTTTCTATGGCAACTTCGGCATTTTCGAGGATAGTCTGCCTGATGGTTATGGGCGCTATCTGCTCCACAAAGCTTTAATGCGTGAGGGCATCAACGACACTAACCTTTCCTCACTTGACAGGCTAAGCCTCGTAGGAAATGGTGGCATGGGGGCGCTCACCTATCATCCTGAAACGCATATTCAATTAAGCAACGGTGCGACAGATTTGGACATGCTGCAACAGAAGGCTCTTGAAGTCCTGAAAGAACAGCAAGACACTGACGCAGGATTACTACTTTATAATAGCGGTAATAGTGGAGGCGCACGGCCCAAAGCCATCTTCCATGATGAAGAAGGACATTGGCTGGTAAAATTCCGCCACACCTACGACCCCAAGGATATAGGCCAGCAGGAATTCCATTATAACGAGGTAGCAAAACATTGTGGCATCAAAGTTCCAGATTTCAAACTGATGAACGGACGCTATTTCGCTTCACGTCGCTTTGATATCAACGAAGACGGACAGCGTATTCATACTGCAACTGCAGGGGCATTACTCTGTTTGTCGCTGGCCAATCCTGTTCTTGACTATAGCAACCTCCTGGCATTAACTGGCTATTTAACCCAAAGCAGCAAGGAAGTTGAGGAGATGTTCCGTCGTATGGTGTTCAACTATCTGACTGAGAATAAAGACGACCACTGCAAGAACTTTAGTTTCTTAGTCATCCAGGAACCTACAGGTCGTTATGTCTGGCATCTTGCTCCAGCCTATGACCTGACGCTCTGCACAGAAGGTTATAACGGTGAACACGCTACATCAGTCAACGGAACAGGCGATCCCACCTTAGCAGATATGATTGCCGTAGGAACAAAGATTAAGATGAGAGAAGAGCGATGCCGAGAAATCTTCGAAGAAGTAGAAGCTGGCTGTGGTGACCTTTTGCTTCATCGCATAAAGAAATAACATGGGACAGATTTGACTCCACCCTTCTGGCAGAAAATCAAATCTGTCCCAATAATGATTATTCGTATTGTCTTTACCAGTCTTCGTCCTCGTTGCCCACGATACCATTCTTGATGGCTTCTTCCACCTTATCCATGATAGCGTTGGAATAGGCGTGGGTCATCACGAGAGCCTTTGAGCAGGTACGCTTCTTATTATCTTTCTCCACAAAAGGATAATGCTTGGCAATCTCCCACTGCTCGTCATAGAGACGGCGATCGGTATTATCGCCCTTCAGGCGCTTGCCATCACCATAGACATTCTGACGGTCTGTACGGTTGGAACTGTTGTCAAGAATGCCACCAATCCAGCCAGCAGCCTCAGCCTTGAGGATGTCATAGTTTTGTACGGTATAAGTGACACGCACACGTCCTTCCTTGATATCAATCTTGATAACGGGCGTGATGCTCACCACATAACGGTTGAGGGTACCTGTATGATCAGCGATACCATCGATAGAAGAAGAGATGATGATGCAGCCTGCATCCTTATCATTGAGCGTGATAGCCTGCTTGTCCTTAAAAGTTGCCGTAGCCCAGTAGTTCAGCGCCACATAAAGCTGTGACTTCGTCTTACCAGGAGCCTCGATAACCTGCTGATAAGACAGCGACTCGTTCTTATCCAGCGTCAGTTCCTTGGCCAGGTTAGCAGCAGCATCGAGCCACTTATCACCATATTTCTCTTTAGCATATTTCTCCAAATCGGCTGCTTTCATCACTTGTGCCTGAGCACTCATAGCACCACAAGCAAGGATAGCGGTCAGCATCCAACAAAAAATCTTCTTCATATTCATCAGGTTTTTTATATAATTTTCAAACTTTCACCTTTCAACTCCTTGCACCTGCTGCATGACACGCAGGAAGTTGCCTCCCCATATCTTCTGGATATCGGCATCACTATAACGACGAGCCAGCAGCTGGCGGGTGAAGTTGGTCAGCTCACTACTGTTTGCCAACCCACAGATACCACCATCGCCATCAAAATCGGTACCCAGTCCTACGTGGTCGATACCCATCACCTGAATAGCATGATCCAAATGTTGCATAGCATCCAAGATGGTAGCCTCGCCCTCTTTCTTCAGAAACCCATGATAAAGCGTTATCTGGCACACGCCACCCTTGGCGGCAAGGGCACGCATCTGGTCGTCGGTCAGGTTGCGCGGATGGTCACACAGGGCACGAGCCGAACTATGACTGCATACGATAGGCGTCCTTGACAGTTCCAAGGCATCATAGAAACTCTTCTCGTGGGCATGACTCAGATCGACCATAATACCCAGTCGGTTCATCTCGCGGATAACCTCCTGCCCAAAGGCACTCACGCCACCATGGGTCTCAGAGCCACGGGCAGAGTCGCAGATGTCATTATCGCCATTATGACAAAGGGTGATATAGACGATGCCACGGTCCTTGAAATGCTGAATATTGTGGATGTCACCATCAAGTGCCAAACCGTTCTCGATACCCATCATGATACTCTTGCGTCCGGCATGCTTATTATCCCACAACTGCTGAGGCGTACGGGCAAGCGCCAGATAATCGGCATTCTGTGCCACGATTTGTTCAATCTTATCAAAGATATCGTCAGCAAAAGCACGTTTCTCGCCTTTAACGCCCTGCCATTGGTCACTCTGCTGAGGCAGATAAGCCACCATGATCGTGGCATCCTGGCGTCCCTCGGTCATCTTATGCAAGTCAACAAGGATACGTGGGTCGCGAGCGGCGAAGTTCACATCCTGAGGGAAGAACATCGGCGTGTCGCAATGGGTGTCGAGCGTCAAGGTGTGATGATGCACACGCTTCACCTCCTTGAACTTCCGTGCCTCGTCCACCAGCCACTGAAAGACAGGCAGTCCGTCGGCACCCATACACTCCGGATGCCACTGCACACCCAGGATAGGCTTGAACTCGGTACTCTCAATAGCCTCTATCACCCCATCGGCAGCACGACCGACAACACGGAAACGAGGTCCGGCATCGCTCACCGCCTGATGATGGAAGGAGTTGACATAGAGAGGGAAAAGTGAAGAGTGAAGAGTGAAAGACTTGCTACCGCTGTATATTTTATACAAGGTAGAATCTTTTTCAATGGAGACAGAATGCGTAGGTTCTGAGCGATCAGCATCCTGTGAATGTTTCACGGTAGTCAACTTGATATCCTGCTCCACCTTGCCGCCCAAAGCCACAGCCAAGGTCTGGATGCCACGACAGATGCCAAGGATAGGCAACTGACGGTTATAGGCCATTCGGGCAATGAGCAGTTCGGGCAGGTCGCGCTCACTATTGATGCCTCCCAGGCCCGGCACAGGTTCCTCACCACAATAGAGGGGGTTGATATCGGCTCCGCCACTGAGCATCAGGGCATCAATACGGTCGAGCGTGTCGGCCAGCACTGTCTTGTCAGCCACAGGCGGAATAATCATAGGCACACCACCAGCAGCCACTATCTGTTTATAGTATCCCTCACCCAGTTTACAGGTCAGCTCACCATAGTTGCCTGTAATACCAATAACCGGCCGACGCTGCGCGACAGGGAATTCCTGATGAGCCTCGGCCAGTATAGCATTCAAATCAAAATGCCTCATTTACAATTCTATTTCTTCGAAATGAACAGGTATTTCACGTTTGATGCTCTGTTCGAGCGAGATCAGCGTCTCTGTAGCCACCACGCCGGGAATTTCCTGCAGCTGGCCATTGATGAGGTCCATCAACTGCTCATTGTCGCGCGCATAGAGTTTCACCATCATGGTATAAGGACCAGTGGTGAAATGGCACTCCACAACCTCAGGGACGAGTTCCAGACGCTTCACCACATCCTTGTACATAGAACCACGCTCCAGGGTGATACCTACATAGGTACAAGTGCGATAGCCCAAAGACTTGGGGTTAACGTCAAAGCCGCTGCCCGTGATAACATTATTATCAACAAGGCGCTGCACACGCTGATGAATAGCAGCACGCGACACACCGCAGTCGGCGGCAACATCCTTAAAAGGAATACGTGCGTTCTGTGACAAGATGCTCAGAATTTTCTTGTCTAGGTTATCAATTTTCTCCATTTAAAAAGTGTACTTTTGCAATCTGATAGCAAAAGTACACTTTTTTATTTAATCATGCAACTTTTTTCGGAAAAATTGATGATTTATTTATCAATACCTACCAATTCTACGTCAAAAATTAAGGTAGAATAAGGAGGAATCTGTCCTGCAGCACGCTCGCCGTAACCCAGTTCCTGAGGGATAAAGAGCTGCCACTTAGAGCCAACAGGCATCATGGTGAGCGCCTCTGTCCATCCCTTGATAACCTGGTCGGGACGGAAGGTAGCGGGTTCGTTGCCATGCTTAGAAGAAGCATCAAATACGGTGCCGTCGATCAGTCGGCCCTCATAGTGCACCTTCACCTTGTCGGTCTTCTGAGGCACGATGCCATCGCCCTGCTTCAAGACCTTATACTGCAAACCGCTGGGCAGACAAATCACACCTTCCTTCTTGGCATTCTCGGCCAGGAAAGCACGACCTTTCTCTGTCAGGGCAGCAATCTTGGCCTGACGGTTAGCCTCGGTCTTCTGACTAGACACGGTATGAGCCTTTGCGGTAGTCATCACCGTGGTATCACCCAGCAAAGCATCAGCAAAGCCACGGAAGAAGAGTTGCTCGTTGATGGAATCGGGAGCACCATCGGCCTCCTGCTTCAAACCAGAGAGCATACGTCCGCTCACCTGCTCGGCAATCGTCACACCAGCCATACGCGCCTTCTGACGGGGATCCTTCAGTGCCTTGACAGCCTCTTCGAAACCAGCCACGAAATCAGTCATGTAAGCGGTGTCAACACCCAGCTGAGACTGCAGATAGCCTACCAGGCCCTCGGTAACAGACATACCAACGGTATAGCTCAGCGAGTCACTGCTTGAGAGCAGCTTCACGGGAGCCTTCACCACCTCGGTCTTGTCGGCCTTCTTATCCTTCTTCTTTTTAGCATCCACGGTGCTAAAAGAAGCACTCACCACGAGGGCGAGTGCTATAGTCAGTATCTTCTTCATATCAGAATTACTTCACTTCAACAAGTTCTACCTTGAAAATCAGGGCAGAGAAAGGAGGAATCTGACCAGACTGGTTGGCACCGTAGCCCAACTCCTGAGGAATGTAGATCTCCCACTCTGAACCAGCAGGCATAGCCTTCAGAGCCTCCTGCCAACCCTTGATAACACGGCCAACCATGAACTCGGCGGGCTGGTCACCATGACGGTTAGAAGCGTCGAACACAGTACCGTCAACCAGACGCCCCTCGTAGTTAACCACTACGGTAGAGGTATCAGCAGGCATAGCACCGTTGCCTTCCTTAATCACCTTGTACTGAACACCGCAAGGCAGGGTCTTCACACCTTCCTTCTTGGCATTCTGAGCCAGGAACTTCTCACCGGCAGTCTTGTTGGCACCAAACTGCTTCTCCTGAGCCTTGGCCTTGATAGCCTCGAACAGAACATTGGCAACTGAGTCAGCCTCCTGAACAGTCATCTTGCCGTCGCCCTTTACACCATTGACGAAACCTGCAAGGATATTGCGGAGAGATACGGTCTGAGTAGAATCCTCACCGAAGAGCTGATAGTTCAGACCCTTCACCATGTTGTTGGAAATCTGCTGACCAATCTCGATACCAGCGAAATAAGCAGCCTTCTTAGGATCATCAGCGGCATTGGCACCGTCGTTAACACCCTGCAGGAACTCTGCGATGTAGGTGGTGTCAACGCCCTTGGCACGTGACAGATAATCCATGAGACCCTGACTCTGACTCATACCGACAGCATAGCTCAGGGTATCAACATCAGTTTTCAAACTTGCCTTAGGCGAGTTTCCGTTGCATGACATCATGCCAGCAACAGCAATGGCTGCAACAGCCATAGAAAAAATCTTTTTCATTTTTGTTTTAAATTTTTATTGTGTTATTTGTCGATATACCAATTACATCACCTCGATGAGCTCTACATCGAAAATCAAGGTAGCAAAGGGAGGAATCATTGCACCTGCACCACCCTCGCCATAAGCCAGGCGGTAAGGGATGAAGAAGCGGTACTTGCCACCCTCAGACATCAGCTGCAGACCCTCGGTCCAGCCAGCGATAACCTGCTGCAGACCGAATACGGCGGGCTCGCCACGCTGTACACTGCTGTCGAACACGGTACCGTCGATGAGGAAACCCTCGTAGTGACACTTCACAGAATCCTTGGCGGTAGGCTTCTTACCGTTACCCTCCTTCAGCACCTGATACTGCAGGCCGCTGGCAGTCGTGATAACACCTTCCTTCTTGGCATTCTCAGCCAGATATTTCTCGCCCTCTTCCTTAGCAGCCTTGCCCTTCTCGGCACGCTCTGCATTCATAGCGGCTTCCTTCTTTGCAAAATATTCCTGCACAATCTGCTGGGCATCACGATGTGACACCTTCAGCTCAGCACCTGCGAGCACATCCTTGATTGACTGTGCGAAATCATCTACATTCAGATCTGTAGCACCCATCTGTGCCAGCTGCTGTCCGATGCCCAAACCCAGGGCATAACTTACTTTATCCATGCTTTTTTATTATATAATAATGTGTATTGTCAAAAATTGCGTGCAAAATTAAACATTTTCTACGACACATGTGCCAACTGTGGATAAAAATTAGTTTTATTTAAGGCTATATGCAGAAAAAAGTTCGTACCTTTGCACCCGGATTTAAATTAATATGATGAAGAAACTATTTATAGAAACTTATGGCTGTCAGATGAATGTGGCCGATTCTGAGGTAGTGGCCTCAGTAATGCAAATGGCTGGTTATGAGACTTGTGAAAGTCTGGAAGAGGCCGATGCTGTATTTTTGAATACTTGTTCGGTGCGCGATAATGCCGAACAGAAGATATACCATCGTTTGGAGGCACTGGGTGCCATCAAGCGCAAGCGTCCGTTGGTTATCGGCGTGCTGGGCTGTATGGCTGAGCGCGTGCAACAGGACCTGCTGGAGAATCATGGGGCCGACCTCGTGGCCGGACCCGATGCCTATATGACCCTGCCCGACCTGGTGGCCCAGGCCGAACTGGGACATAAGGCCATGAATATCGAACTGTCTACTTCAGAGACCTATAAGGACGTTGTGCCTCAGCGCATTGGCCTGGGTCATAAGATTGGCGGTTTCGTGAGCATCATGCGTGGCTGTAACAACTTCTGCCACTACTGC
Proteins encoded:
- a CDS encoding FKBP-type peptidyl-prolyl cis-trans isomerase yields the protein MKKILTIALALVVSASFSTVDAKKKKDKKADKTEVVKAPVKLLSSSDSLSYTVGMSVTEGLVGYLQSQLGVDTAYMTDFVAGFEEAVKALKDPRQKARMAGVTIAEQVSGRMLSGLKQEADGAPDSINEQLFFRGFADALLGDTTVMTTAKAHTVSSQKTEANRQAKIAALTEKGRAFLAENAKKEGVICLPSGLQYKVLKQGDGIVPQKTDKVKVHYEGRLIDGTVFDASSKHGNEPATFRPDQVIKGWTEALTMMPVGSKWQLFIPQELGYGERAAGQIPPYSTLIFDVELVGIDK
- a CDS encoding FKBP-type peptidyl-prolyl cis-trans isomerase, giving the protein MKKIFSMAVAAIAVAGMMSCNGNSPKASLKTDVDTLSYAVGMSQSQGLMDYLSRAKGVDTTYIAEFLQGVNDGANAADDPKKAAYFAGIEIGQQISNNMVKGLNYQLFGEDSTQTVSLRNILAGFVNGVKGDGKMTVQEADSVANVLFEAIKAKAQEKQFGANKTAGEKFLAQNAKKEGVKTLPCGVQYKVIKEGNGAMPADTSTVVVNYEGRLVDGTVFDASNRHGDQPAEFMVGRVIKGWQEALKAMPAGSEWEIYIPQELGYGANQSGQIPPFSALIFKVELVEVK
- a CDS encoding FKBP-type peptidyl-prolyl cis-trans isomerase; this translates as MDKVSYALGLGIGQQLAQMGATDLNVDDFAQSIKDVLAGAELKVSHRDAQQIVQEYFAKKEAAMNAERAEKGKAAKEEGEKYLAENAKKEGVITTASGLQYQVLKEGNGKKPTAKDSVKCHYEGFLIDGTVFDSSVQRGEPAVFGLQQVIAGWTEGLQLMSEGGKYRFFIPYRLAYGEGGAGAMIPPFATLIFDVELIEVM